Proteins from one Candidatus Desulfovibrio trichonymphae genomic window:
- a CDS encoding HAD family hydrolase translates to MTKTLFPDGLVGVIFDCDGVMIDSRDANREYYNRILAYLGMPAMTSEQECYAFMATARQALCRILPPHLHACLEQTANAAVNYARDIVPLLRLQPGFLEFIERLHAGGLRMAIATNRVDRGLQTVLDFFALPPYFDPVVTASNAAPKPSPEGTRMICKAWGVAPCRTLFVGDSEHDKTAALGADVVFAAFNGDGLQGHITVLNFVELAQALAGAL, encoded by the coding sequence GTGACAAAAACACTTTTTCCCGATGGTCTTGTCGGCGTAATCTTTGACTGCGACGGCGTGATGATAGACTCCCGCGACGCCAACAGGGAATACTACAACCGCATTCTGGCGTATCTGGGCATGCCCGCCATGACTTCCGAACAGGAGTGTTACGCCTTTATGGCCACAGCGCGTCAGGCGCTGTGCCGCATACTGCCGCCGCACCTGCACGCCTGCCTTGAACAGACGGCAAACGCCGCTGTCAATTACGCCAGGGATATTGTTCCCCTGCTGCGCCTGCAGCCGGGTTTTCTTGAGTTTATTGAACGCCTGCACGCCGGCGGCCTGCGGATGGCGATTGCGACAAACCGCGTTGATCGCGGGCTGCAAACGGTTCTGGACTTTTTCGCGCTGCCTCCTTATTTTGATCCTGTCGTCACGGCGAGCAACGCGGCCCCCAAACCTTCCCCTGAAGGGACGAGGATGATCTGCAAAGCCTGGGGCGTTGCGCCATGCCGGACGCTCTTTGTGGGAGACAGCGAACACGACAAAACAGCGGCGCTCGGCGCGGACGTGGTGTTTGCCGCGTTCAACGGCGACGGTTTGCAGGGCCACATCACGGTCTTGAATTTTGTGGAGCTTGCACAGGCGCTTGCCGGCGCGCTTTGA
- a CDS encoding YggT family protein, which produces MIVLANTLGAVAMVLGSLLNLYFWVVIIAAVLTWVRPDPYNPVVHTLRLLTEPVFYRVRKWLPFTYMSGLDLSPVVVLLAIELVNRIVIASMAQYALALR; this is translated from the coding sequence ATGATTGTTCTTGCCAATACGCTGGGCGCCGTCGCCATGGTGCTGGGTTCCCTGCTCAATCTGTATTTCTGGGTTGTCATCATTGCCGCTGTGCTGACATGGGTGCGCCCTGATCCGTACAATCCTGTAGTGCACACACTGCGTCTTCTGACGGAACCCGTATTTTACCGGGTGCGCAAATGGCTGCCCTTTACATATATGAGCGGCCTTGATTTGTCGCCTGTCGTTGTTTTACTGGCTATTGAGCTTGTCAACCGCATTGTGATCGCTTCCATGGCCCAATATGCCCTTGCCTTGCGATGA
- a CDS encoding DUF465 domain-containing protein, which yields MDQHEMSLLKQHMPNNPELKSLWEDHVLYNKQVEKLEGKSFRTPIEEQTLKQLKKQKLEGKTKLMTILDRLKEQEK from the coding sequence ATGGATCAGCATGAGATGAGCCTTCTGAAACAACACATGCCCAATAATCCGGAGCTGAAATCCTTATGGGAAGACCATGTGCTGTACAACAAGCAGGTAGAAAAACTGGAAGGCAAATCCTTCCGCACGCCCATAGAAGAACAGACATTAAAACAGTTGAAAAAACAAAAACTTGAAGGTAAAACAAAACTGATGACCATTCTGGACCGTTTGAAAGAACAGGAAAAATGA
- the ilvB gene encoding biosynthetic-type acetolactate synthase large subunit → MECTGAWIVLESLKREGVEVLFGYPGGAILDIYDELPKHPELRHVLVRHEQGAVHAADGYARASGKVGACLVTSGPGATNTVTGIATAYCDSIPLVVITGQVPTQLIGNDAFQEVDIVGITRSCTKHNILVKDVRKLSMTIRRAFYLARSGRPGPVLVDLPKDVMQAKTEFIWPDEIGMRSYNPTCKPNLNQLRRTAEALARARRPVLLAGGGVIMSNAATELTSLARKLRIPVTGTLMGLGAFPATEPLWLGMIGMHGSYAANLAINNADLLVCAGARFDDRVTGRLSAFAPKARIVHIDIDPTSIRKNVEVDVPVVGDCRLSLQGVMEICDTRFAGEDWADKHADWLDEVGEWKESKPPAYQKNGNIKPQHVVEALFEITGGDAVIATEVGQHQMWTAQFYAFTKPRTLLTSGGLGTMGFGFPAAIGAQFALPDKKVIVVAGDGSLQMNIQELATAVANRLPVKVVILNNRHLGMVRQWQELFYNGNYSSTNMEAQPDFVKLAEAYGAEGYRIEKQEDMLPVLKKALATPSPAFIDVMVEREENVYPIVPAGAALDEMLLV, encoded by the coding sequence ATGGAATGCACAGGCGCGTGGATTGTTCTTGAATCCTTAAAGCGTGAAGGCGTGGAAGTGCTGTTCGGCTACCCGGGCGGCGCTATCCTCGATATTTACGACGAGCTGCCGAAGCACCCAGAACTGCGCCATGTGCTTGTACGCCACGAGCAGGGAGCCGTGCACGCCGCCGACGGTTATGCCAGAGCCTCGGGCAAAGTCGGAGCCTGCCTTGTCACATCCGGTCCAGGCGCCACCAATACAGTCACGGGCATTGCAACCGCATATTGTGACTCCATCCCCCTTGTTGTGATCACAGGGCAGGTTCCCACGCAACTGATCGGCAATGACGCCTTTCAGGAAGTGGACATCGTGGGAATAACCCGCTCGTGCACCAAACACAATATTCTTGTCAAAGACGTGCGAAAGCTTTCCATGACCATCCGCCGGGCCTTTTATCTGGCGCGGTCCGGCCGCCCCGGCCCTGTGCTTGTGGACCTGCCGAAAGATGTCATGCAGGCCAAAACAGAGTTTATCTGGCCGGATGAAATAGGCATGCGCAGTTACAACCCTACCTGCAAGCCCAATTTAAACCAGCTCAGACGCACGGCCGAAGCACTCGCAAGAGCCAGGCGTCCCGTGCTCCTGGCGGGCGGCGGCGTTATTATGTCCAACGCCGCGACGGAACTCACAAGCCTCGCGCGCAAGCTGCGAATTCCCGTGACAGGCACCCTGATGGGGCTTGGCGCCTTTCCGGCCACGGAACCGCTCTGGCTCGGCATGATCGGCATGCACGGCTCTTATGCCGCCAATCTCGCCATAAACAACGCCGACCTGCTGGTGTGCGCCGGCGCGCGTTTTGACGACAGGGTAACGGGCAGGCTCTCCGCCTTCGCGCCGAAGGCGCGCATTGTGCATATTGACATTGACCCCACATCCATCCGTAAAAATGTTGAGGTGGACGTGCCTGTGGTGGGCGATTGCCGCCTCTCGCTGCAGGGCGTCATGGAAATATGCGATACCAGGTTTGCCGGAGAAGACTGGGCGGACAAACACGCGGACTGGCTTGACGAGGTGGGGGAATGGAAAGAAAGCAAACCCCCGGCCTATCAAAAAAACGGCAACATCAAGCCGCAGCATGTGGTGGAGGCCCTGTTTGAAATCACCGGCGGCGACGCGGTTATTGCCACAGAAGTAGGGCAGCACCAGATGTGGACCGCCCAGTTTTATGCATTCACAAAACCTCGCACACTGCTCACCAGCGGCGGCCTCGGCACGATGGGTTTCGGCTTCCCTGCCGCTATCGGCGCGCAATTTGCCCTTCCCGATAAAAAGGTGATTGTCGTGGCGGGCGACGGCTCCCTGCAGATGAACATCCAGGAGCTGGCTACCGCTGTGGCAAACAGGCTGCCGGTCAAGGTGGTCATTTTGAACAACCGCCACCTCGGCATGGTGCGGCAATGGCAGGAACTCTTTTACAATGGAAATTACAGCTCCACCAACATGGAAGCTCAGCCGGATTTCGTTAAACTGGCTGAAGCTTACGGCGCTGAGGGATACAGGATTGAAAAACAGGAAGATATGTTGCCTGTTCTGAAAAAAGCGCTCGCAACGCCGTCTCCGGCCTTCATTGACGTGATGGTGGAGCGGGAGGAAAACGTCTATCCCATTGTGCCCGCCGGCGCGGCCCTTGATGAAATGCTGCTCGTATAG
- the ilvN gene encoding acetolactate synthase small subunit: MQRHVLSVLVENEPGVLSRVVGLFSGRGFNIHSLNVAPALEDGVSHMTITTFGDSAIVEQIMKQLHKIVTVIRVVDFTDIPSVEREMMFMKMQAEGPARDEILRTVEIFRCKVVDVSPTEMTIEATGNHEKLEAIINLLQRFGIKEIARAGSVAMRRSK, translated from the coding sequence ATGCAACGACACGTGCTTTCCGTGCTGGTGGAAAATGAGCCCGGCGTGCTCTCCCGCGTTGTGGGGCTGTTCAGCGGACGGGGCTTCAATATTCACTCTCTCAATGTGGCGCCGGCACTGGAAGACGGCGTTTCCCACATGACCATAACGACATTTGGGGACAGCGCGATTGTTGAACAGATAATGAAGCAGCTTCACAAAATTGTGACTGTCATCAGGGTGGTGGACTTTACGGACATTCCTTCTGTGGAACGGGAAATGATGTTTATGAAAATGCAGGCGGAAGGACCGGCGCGCGACGAGATTCTCCGCACGGTGGAAATATTCCGCTGTAAAGTCGTGGACGTGAGCCCCACCGAAATGACCATTGAGGCCACGGGGAATCACGAAAAACTTGAAGCCATCATCAACCTGCTGCAACGCTTCGGCATCAAGGAAATAGCGCGCGCCGGCTCTGTCGCCATGCGCCGTTCCAAATAA
- the ilvC gene encoding ketol-acid reductoisomerase: MAHSHHYTIAKDKQMKVYYDQDADINVLKNKTVAIIGYGSQGHAHAQNLRDSGVNVIIGQRQGGQNYDLAEEHGFMPVSAAEAAGQADMIMILLPDEVQSSVYEKDIKPHLTKGKALLFAHGFNIHFSQIRPPEDVDVFLIAPKGPGHLVRRTFAEGGGVPCLVAIEQNATGKALHLALAYARGIGGTRSGVIETTFREETETDLFGEQAVLCGGVSALIKAGFETLVEAGYQPEMAYFECMHELKLIVDLIYEGGLSRMRYSISNTAEFGDYVSGPRLIGEAVKQEMKRVLKDIQSGAFARNFIVEARAGHPMFLTTRRNESAHQIEQVGAKLRSMMSWLKKDKKS, from the coding sequence ATTGCGCACAGTCACCATTATACCATTGCAAAGGACAAGCAGATGAAAGTGTATTATGATCAGGATGCGGATATCAATGTGCTGAAAAACAAAACCGTGGCCATCATCGGCTACGGGAGTCAGGGCCATGCCCACGCGCAAAACCTGCGCGATTCCGGCGTCAATGTGATTATAGGTCAGCGCCAGGGCGGACAGAACTACGACCTTGCCGAAGAACACGGTTTTATGCCTGTATCCGCCGCTGAAGCCGCAGGACAGGCTGATATGATCATGATTCTCCTGCCGGACGAAGTGCAGTCGAGCGTGTACGAAAAAGACATCAAGCCGCATTTGACAAAGGGCAAGGCCCTGCTTTTCGCCCACGGCTTCAATATACATTTTAGCCAGATCAGACCGCCTGAAGACGTGGATGTTTTTCTGATCGCGCCCAAGGGGCCGGGGCATCTCGTGCGCCGCACCTTTGCCGAAGGCGGCGGAGTGCCCTGCCTTGTGGCCATAGAGCAAAACGCCACAGGCAAGGCGTTGCACCTTGCGCTTGCCTATGCCAGGGGCATTGGCGGCACACGTTCCGGCGTTATTGAAACCACTTTCAGGGAAGAAACGGAAACCGACCTCTTCGGAGAACAGGCCGTGCTGTGCGGCGGCGTTTCAGCCTTGATAAAGGCAGGCTTTGAAACCTTGGTGGAAGCCGGCTACCAGCCAGAAATGGCGTATTTTGAATGTATGCACGAACTGAAGCTGATTGTTGACCTTATATACGAGGGCGGGCTTTCGCGCATGCGCTATTCCATAAGCAACACGGCGGAATTCGGAGATTACGTCTCAGGCCCCCGACTGATCGGCGAGGCCGTGAAACAGGAGATGAAACGCGTGCTCAAAGACATTCAAAGCGGCGCTTTTGCCCGCAATTTTATTGTGGAAGCACGTGCCGGCCATCCCATGTTTCTGACAACGCGGCGCAACGAGTCTGCACACCAGATTGAGCAGGTGGGCGCAAAGCTGCGAAGCATGATGTCATGGCTTAAAAAAGACAAAAAAAGCTGA
- a CDS encoding adenylate kinase, translating to MNILIFGPNGSGKGTQGDLIRQKYNLAHIESGAIFREHIGGGTELDKKIKAYIDRGDLVPDDITISMVLETLKSKGENGWLLDGFPRNMVQAEKLWEALQKEGMSLDYVVEILLPCEVAKNRIIGRRLCKKNNNHPNNIFIDAIRPKDDKCRVCGAGLSARSDDQDETAINKRHDIYYNTQNGTLAAAYYYKKLADGGRTKYIELNGGGSIDSIRETLLSKLS from the coding sequence GTGAATATTCTGATTTTCGGACCCAACGGCAGCGGCAAAGGCACCCAGGGTGATTTGATCAGGCAGAAATACAATCTTGCTCATATCGAATCCGGCGCCATTTTCCGCGAGCATATCGGCGGCGGCACGGAACTCGACAAAAAAATCAAGGCATATATTGACCGCGGCGATTTGGTGCCGGATGACATTACCATCTCTATGGTTCTGGAAACATTGAAGAGCAAGGGGGAAAACGGCTGGCTGCTGGACGGATTTCCGCGCAACATGGTGCAGGCGGAAAAGCTGTGGGAAGCGCTCCAGAAAGAGGGCATGAGCCTTGACTATGTTGTGGAGATTCTGCTGCCGTGCGAAGTGGCGAAAAACAGGATTATAGGACGGCGGCTCTGCAAGAAAAACAATAATCACCCCAATAATATTTTTATTGACGCCATCAGACCCAAGGACGACAAATGCCGCGTTTGCGGTGCCGGGCTTTCAGCGCGCAGCGATGATCAGGACGAGACCGCCATCAACAAGCGCCACGACATTTATTACAACACGCAGAACGGCACGCTGGCCGCGGCCTATTATTACAAAAAACTGGCCGACGGGGGCAGGACGAAGTATATTGAACTCAACGGCGGAGGCAGCATTGATTCCATCAGGGAGACCCTGCTTTCCAAACTATCGTAG
- a CDS encoding autotransporter outer membrane beta-barrel domain-containing protein, which produces MKRNYVKQFMVTLITITMFTAYPFFTRAEDLNGGGKLPSDLSTGLIDLARGETGGLKKLISDAVELAITSFGGTAFPSDAMIEPTTNLGGYHFKDYAGNNAVLYGNIGNLSEIVFNNNTVTFEVGDNLRGGGVLRAGENQQIGAIDNAIFSNNTVTKNGDGDFQGGGIIGAYRGTIGDISNSIFNDNIVTATEIMRGGGIVGVYGVQEASAIGALKNNIFSGNTVTIADTMAGGGIVGVHSSQEASASIGAVKNNIFSDNTVTIDAVIRGGGIVGVYTDNLQSADGTYIGDITDNIFSGNTIIASGVVGGGIVGADTYSTIGDIVNNVFDNNTVITTGSLWTGGIVGALNQSTIGDIIDCTFTNNVISAIDINGGIVGTLTSTIGDISGSIFADNTITARGNIRAGILYLEDSLTVTDSQFTDNIFTSLQTYDSGRVYGGAITLDTGTDIAASSGTLSLTIVATAGNTTIFRNNEINDIDGKRTNSISIRSTTPIIEPHSNADATLVISPFSGGDVYLYDPIYVEQDNGKTFGMEVTQDGYFYWGGDNKFIVDAPDAEKNIVNLRQYTNTSLMSGFNLDAPNHDFNMSRYANLHIYPGSSMTVHAADLRGMLAFYLRGIPVNNQDNPVLTVTADSISIDGMWPQLDFSGDVEPLQFGDKYYLLRGSTELAGNIKDSGIQTIQHGSLLEFTFQLRKDGDNDFVAELIESDGPGGGGTPVVPGAKSITEGASVGAALANQGADLAAGAGMGSAINSAKEDAWGAFAVVDASSMRYNTGSYIDTSSVNLMAGISRNINTEIGKLTAGAFFEYGGASYDIHGSGNTSYIGGGLLGHLKFNDVGPGHFYTEAAARIGGLNNDYESTRLKDVSGRKASFDTESTYYGIHAGVGYVWNITEEASLDVYGKYFWLHQDGNDATISTGEPVSFDPIDSHRLRGGARFAYAINEYISPYIGAAFEYEFDGKARASVWGYDLKAAKFEGETGIGEAGLVFKPSSKSPWLVDLGVQGYVGKREGVSGSLRVGLEF; this is translated from the coding sequence ATGAAAAGAAACTACGTAAAGCAGTTTATGGTTACTCTGATAACCATAACCATGTTTACAGCGTATCCGTTTTTTACCCGGGCGGAAGATCTTAATGGTGGTGGAAAGTTGCCTTCAGACTTGTCCACCGGCTTGATTGATCTAGCAAGAGGGGAAACGGGCGGTTTGAAAAAACTTATTTCTGATGCTGTAGAGCTTGCTATAACCAGTTTTGGTGGTACAGCTTTTCCGTCAGATGCGATGATTGAACCAACAACAAATCTTGGTGGATACCATTTCAAGGATTATGCTGGTAACAATGCTGTACTATATGGCAATATCGGCAATCTTAGTGAAATTGTGTTCAACAATAATACAGTAACCTTTGAGGTGGGCGACAATCTACGAGGCGGCGGCGTATTAAGAGCTGGTGAGAATCAACAGATAGGCGCCATCGACAATGCTATTTTCAGTAATAACACAGTAACAAAAAATGGAGACGGCGATTTCCAGGGTGGCGGCATTATCGGAGCCTATCGGGGAACTATAGGCGATATCAGCAACAGTATATTTAACGATAACATCGTAACAGCCACCGAAATAATGCGTGGTGGTGGGATAGTTGGTGTTTATGGTGTTCAGGAAGCTTCAGCCATTGGTGCCCTTAAGAACAATATATTCAGCGGCAACACGGTAACAATCGCCGACACTATGGCAGGTGGTGGGATAGTTGGTGTTCATAGTAGTCAGGAAGCTTCAGCCTCTATTGGTGCCGTTAAGAACAATATATTCAGCGACAATACGGTAACAATCGACGCAGTAATTCGTGGTGGTGGGATAGTTGGAGTTTACACTGATAACCTGCAAAGTGCCGATGGGACATATATAGGAGATATTACAGATAACATATTCAGCGGTAATACGATCATTGCTTCTGGAGTTGTTGGTGGTGGTATTGTTGGTGCTGATACATACAGCACAATAGGCGATATTGTCAATAATGTTTTCGATAACAATACTGTAATTACCACGGGCTCACTTTGGACAGGTGGTATTGTTGGTGCTTTAAATCAGAGTACTATTGGCGATATTATTGATTGTACGTTCACCAACAATGTTATTTCTGCTATAGATATTAATGGCGGTATTGTTGGTACTTTAACAAGTACAATAGGCGATATCAGTGGCAGTATATTTGCTGATAATACAATTACAGCAAGAGGTAATATACGTGCCGGAATACTGTATCTTGAAGATAGTTTGACAGTCACTGATAGTCAGTTTACAGATAATATATTTACTTCTTTGCAGACGTATGATTCGGGTCGTGTATACGGTGGTGCCATTACACTGGATACCGGCACCGACATCGCCGCTTCTTCTGGGACTTTGTCCTTAACTATAGTTGCAACTGCCGGCAACACAACGATTTTCCGGAACAACGAGATTAATGATATTGATGGAAAACGGACCAATTCCATCTCTATCCGATCGACGACACCGATAATCGAACCCCATAGCAATGCTGACGCGACTCTTGTCATTTCCCCATTCTCGGGTGGTGATGTATATTTGTATGACCCCATCTATGTGGAACAGGACAACGGTAAAACATTCGGAATGGAAGTTACTCAGGATGGATACTTTTACTGGGGCGGCGATAACAAGTTTATTGTAGACGCGCCCGATGCTGAAAAAAATATTGTCAATTTGCGTCAGTATACTAATACATCGTTAATGAGCGGTTTCAATTTGGATGCGCCCAATCACGATTTTAATATGAGTCGTTATGCAAATCTGCATATATATCCTGGAAGCAGCATGACTGTGCATGCGGCCGATTTAAGAGGAATGTTAGCATTTTATCTGCGAGGTATTCCAGTCAATAATCAAGATAATCCAGTGTTAACTGTTACAGCGGACAGCATCAGTATTGATGGAATGTGGCCACAACTAGATTTCTCTGGCGATGTTGAACCATTGCAGTTTGGCGACAAATACTATCTGCTTCGCGGAAGTACAGAATTGGCAGGTAATATTAAAGACAGCGGAATTCAAACAATACAACACGGTTCTCTTCTTGAATTCACTTTTCAGTTGAGGAAAGACGGCGACAACGACTTCGTTGCTGAACTTATTGAATCTGACGGCCCAGGCGGCGGTGGTACTCCTGTTGTACCCGGTGCCAAATCGATAACCGAAGGAGCCTCTGTTGGGGCAGCTCTTGCCAATCAGGGTGCGGACCTTGCGGCAGGCGCAGGTATGGGAAGCGCAATCAATTCTGCGAAAGAAGATGCCTGGGGTGCTTTCGCTGTTGTTGATGCAAGCAGCATGCGTTATAACACCGGTTCATATATTGACACAAGCAGTGTAAATTTGATGGCCGGTATTTCACGTAATATAAATACGGAAATCGGTAAACTGACTGCCGGTGCCTTTTTTGAATATGGTGGAGCTTCATACGATATTCATGGAAGCGGCAACACTTCCTATATTGGTGGCGGTTTGCTGGGTCACTTAAAGTTCAATGATGTCGGCCCGGGTCACTTCTATACAGAAGCCGCGGCCCGCATCGGTGGACTCAATAATGATTATGAATCCACCAGACTGAAGGATGTTTCCGGACGCAAGGCCTCGTTTGATACGGAATCGACGTATTACGGTATTCACGCCGGTGTGGGCTATGTGTGGAACATCACCGAGGAAGCCTCTCTTGATGTGTACGGCAAATACTTCTGGTTGCACCAGGACGGCAATGACGCAACAATTTCCACAGGCGAACCGGTAAGTTTTGATCCGATTGATTCTCATCGTCTGCGTGGCGGAGCTCGATTTGCCTATGCAATCAACGAGTATATCAGCCCTTATATCGGTGCGGCCTTCGAATATGAATTTGACGGCAAGGCAAGAGCGTCTGTATGGGGCTATGATCTCAAGGCTGCGAAGTTCGAAGGAGAGACGGGCATTGGTGAAGCGGGTTTGGTTTTTAAACCTTCCAGCAAATCTCCGTGGCTCGTTGATCTCGGCGTGCAGGGCTATGTCGGCAAACGCGAAGGCGTGAGCGGTTCCCTCCGCGTGGGACTGGAATTCTAG
- a CDS encoding DUF362 domain-containing protein: protein MQRRDFLKWQLAGIGMLGVNASMLTLAGKALADTCPDVAVVKGAPGAAARAAVNMLGGMSRFVKPGQKVVIKPNMSFAQGPETATNTHPEVVREVLVMCKEAGAARVRVLDHVLQDPELSMTRSGIRDICDGVEPGVCRYLTNVSFYQDAELAEGREMRTNAFMCDALDADVIIAVPVAKSHGSAGVSLAIKGQMGLIYDRRIMHSRYDLNTSIVDLATRVKPGLAIIDATRVLTTNGPGGPGKVIQPGEVIASADPVAADATAVSSYEWYGRKMQPRQVGHIRLAHERGLGNMNIEALTVRRIVL, encoded by the coding sequence ATGCAACGGCGTGATTTTTTGAAATGGCAATTAGCCGGCATCGGCATGCTCGGCGTCAATGCCTCCATGCTGACGCTGGCTGGAAAAGCGCTGGCCGACACATGCCCCGATGTAGCGGTTGTGAAGGGGGCTCCCGGTGCCGCCGCTAGGGCCGCCGTCAATATGCTCGGCGGCATGTCGCGTTTTGTTAAACCGGGCCAGAAAGTGGTGATCAAACCGAACATGAGTTTTGCCCAAGGGCCGGAGACGGCAACGAACACTCATCCTGAAGTCGTGCGGGAAGTGCTTGTCATGTGCAAAGAGGCGGGCGCCGCCCGTGTTCGCGTGCTGGATCATGTTTTGCAAGACCCGGAACTGTCCATGACCCGTTCGGGAATACGCGATATTTGCGACGGGGTGGAGCCGGGCGTCTGCCGTTACCTTACGAATGTTTCTTTTTATCAGGACGCAGAGCTTGCTGAAGGCCGGGAGATGCGGACCAACGCTTTTATGTGCGACGCGCTTGATGCGGATGTGATTATTGCCGTGCCTGTTGCCAAAAGCCACGGCTCGGCCGGGGTTTCTCTTGCGATCAAAGGTCAGATGGGCCTGATTTATGACAGGCGTATCATGCATTCACGCTATGATCTCAACACCTCCATTGTTGATTTGGCGACACGCGTCAAACCTGGTCTGGCAATCATTGACGCCACGCGGGTGCTGACGACCAATGGCCCGGGCGGCCCGGGCAAGGTGATTCAGCCGGGCGAGGTTATTGCCTCGGCGGATCCGGTGGCGGCGGACGCAACGGCCGTATCGTCCTATGAATGGTACGGTCGCAAGATGCAGCCGCGTCAGGTGGGGCATATACGTCTTGCCCATGAGCGCGGGCTCGGCAATATGAATATTGAGGCATTGACTGTTCGAAGAATCGTCCTTTAG